In a single window of the Acipenser ruthenus chromosome 42, fAciRut3.2 maternal haplotype, whole genome shotgun sequence genome:
- the LOC117401155 gene encoding protein Wnt-1: protein MRSFTLMLGLKTLWVLVFSSLSNTLAVNNSGRWWGIVNVASSNLLTDSKNVQLVLDPSLQLLSRKQRKLIRQNPGILHSISSGLQSAIKECKWQFRKRRWNCPTAQSPNVFGKIVNRGCRETAFIFAMTSAGVTHSVARSCSEGSIDSCTCDYRRRGPGGADWHWGGCSDNIDFGRVFGREFVDSSERGRDLRYLTNLHNNEAGRMTVFSEMRQECKCHGMSGSCTVKTCWMRLPTFRTVGDFLKDRFDGASRVIYGNKGSNRASRADMRHLEPENPAHKPPSPRDLVYFEKSPNFCTYSGKTGTIGTSGRFCNSSSPALDGCELLCCGRGYRTRTERVTERCNCTFHWCCHVSCLNCTNTQVLHECL, encoded by the exons ATGCGATCTTTCACGTTAATGCTGGGATTGAAGACGCTGTGGGTTTTGGTGTTTTCCTCTCTTTCCAATACTTTGGCAGTCAACAACAGCGGACGATGGTG GGGGATCGTGAACGTGGCCTCCTCTAACCTGCTCACAGACTCCAAGAACGTGCAGCTGGTCCTGGACCCGAGCCTGCAGCTGCTGAGCCGGAAGCAGAGGAAGCTGATCCGGCAGAACCcgggcatcctgcactccatcaGCAGCGGCCTGCAGAGCGCCATCAAGGAGTGCAAATGGCAGTTCCGTAAGCGGCGCTGGAACTGCCCAACCGCGCAGAGCCCCAACGTCTTCGGGAAGATCGTCAACAGAG GCTGCAGGGAAACAGCGTTCATCTTTGCCATGACCAGCGCCGGTGTGACGCACTCCGTGGCCCGCTCGTGTTCCGAAGGCTCCATCGATTCTTGCACCTGTGATTACCGGCGGCGCGGGCCCGGTGGGGCGGATTGGCACTGGGGCGGCTGCAGCGACAACATCGACTTTGGGAGAGTGTTCGGAAGGGAGTTTGTGGATTCCAGCGAGAGAGGGAGGGACCTGCGCTACCTCACCAACCTGCACAACAACGAGGCCGGGAGAATG aCGGTGTTTTCGGAGATGCGGCAGGAGTGCAAGTGTCACGGGATGTCCGGCTCGTGCACGGTCAAGACCTGCTGGATGCGGCTGCCCACCTTCCGCACCGTGGGGGACTTCCTGAAGGACCGCTTCGACGGGGCGTCCCGGGTCATCTACGGCAACAAGGGGAGCAACCGGGCCTCCAGGGCAGACATGAGGCACCTGGAACCTGAAAACCCAGCCCACAAACCCCCCTCCCCAAGGGACCTGGTCTACTTTGAGAAGTCACCCAACTTCTGCACCTACAGCGGGAAAACAGGCACCATCGGGACGTCAGGGCGCTTCTGCAACAGCTCCTCGCCAGCTCTGGATGGGTGTGAGCTGCTGTGCTGTGGCCGTGGCTACAGGACCAGGACTGAGAGAGTCACTGAGAGATGTAACTGCACTTTCCACTGGTGCTGTCACGTCAGTTGCTTGAACTGCACCAACACGCAGGTCCTGCACGAATGTCTATAG